The genomic window AGAACTTAAGCAGGTCAACGAGGAACAAAGCATCTCCTAACACATTTTTCACTCTTCCAACACATTAACAGAATGTACTCCATGATTTCATAGCACTGTTAGTTTCGAGTCAGTTTGAGTtacttgccttgactccttgGTATGAAGATCTTTTCAACTTTCAAGGGCTGCAACTGATTTTATTATGACTGCCATACTACATCTACAAGCGCAACTCAACTTGAAACCACATTCTCACATACTTCTCAGATCAAGAAACGAAAAGATGGTCACACATCTCAACCTCTTGATCACACAGAGGACAAGTGCAAGTAATTTCAAGACCATGTCTTTGCCTCCTGTCCATGGTCCAATGCTGACGATTAAAATCGAGCCATAGGGAGAACTTGACTTTGAGCGGCATCCATCCTTCCAAATGAGTCGATGACTACTGTGAAGAGTAGGTGTACCAGAGTGTAGCTCTCAGAACGAACCATGAGTGAATTTGACTGTGAAGAGTAGGTGCGCCAAGGGTGCGAATACATGCTGTGTGAATTTGACCGCGAAGCCATGAGTGGTGGCTTGGAGTTTGACCGTGAAGTCATGTGTGCGCCACTGTGTAGTCGATGACTGTGAAGAATAATGAATAAAAGCTACAAACAGAACCTTAAAGAAGCATGAGTGCTGGCTTGGAATTTTTTTATGGTCTTTTTTTTCTTGGAATTTGACGTACTGTTATCTCTGCTCTTAATAATATTTTATCCTTTATCTGCTTCAGGCTTTCTTATGAAGACCTTAGAATTGAGTTTGAATTTGAGCTGAATCACCATTCAAGAAGGTTGTTACAATAATATAAACCCATATTCTCTGTTAAGTGTTAACTGGCATTTGAACTGCTTTGCTGTGCCTAGCTGTCAGGACATGTAAACAGTCTCACCAGTCCACATCATGATAATAGTCCCTCCGATTAAACCTGATGACTACTCCATTGCCGGCAAGTTGTTTTTCTTAGATAATGGATATAAGTTCTGGCTTCAGTCTATCGTCATGGAACAGGCAAAATTATTCTACAAGTTGTAGTGATGGTAACTGAAAACAATGGAGTTCCTTTCAGTTCTCTTCTTTTCAACATGAGTGTCATGCTTGTGCATAGTGCCATAGACCAACTAGTTGATTGGTCAATTTTCAgtcggcatgttcgctggttggtttctgggctgataagcccggctgttgctggtttgttgtgagagaaaaacattgttgactggctgataagccctggctggaaccaacaagcgaacaggctgagtatTTCCTCATCCAAGTTGAATATTGGAGACCATAAATGCAACTTGGATGTTTCCACATTGTAGTTGACTGGAATAAATATCTTCTGATCATATCCAAGTGCAGAAATTCAGTAGCCAATATACCTGAATATATCTGGAGACATTTTCCTTGTGTATCTATGACTTAGTCTAGTCATATATTGGACTTGGTCACATGTTACTTCCTCTATATTTAGGTCTACTCTCTCCCCTCTATCTGAAACTGCATAACACATATTAGTTCAAATCAGCTGCATGCATACAGCAGCCCCAAGATCAGGTTAATCATCCACAGATGCAACTATAATGCACATGCAGTTTCCTCTTCTATTCACAAGCTTATACTGCTACTCTTTTTCTTGTGCAGGAGCAGGGGCAGGACACAGTTTTTGCAGAGCTGGTAACGATGTCAGAAGCGATCAGTTCCGCTCTCGTTGGGGAAGCAGTTAGCAGGATCTTCTCTGCTATCATCAGCAAACACGAGGATGGCTCAGGTGAAGAGAGTGAGTTAGAGAGGTTGGAGATGGCGCACATCAAAATGGAGGCAGCAATTGACACATCCAACAAGTGGCAGATCACTGACGTGCCGCTGTTGCGTTGGAGAAAGAAGCTGAAGCGTGCTGCTCAAGAGTGCGAAGACATGCTGCGTGGATGCAAGCAACGTGCTCTGGAAGACGAAGAGACCAAAAAGCAGGTCAGGGAATACTCGTTTCCTAGACGCGTTGCTCATGCGACCAAATCACTGGTCTCCTCTTTCATCAATCACAACAGTGATGAATGCTCAAGCAAGGCCATGGTGCAAAGATTCGAGAGGCTTGCAGAGGGTGCTGATGATTTCTTGAGATATGTGCAGCTTGGCGGAACACCAAAGCAATATATGTTCTTCGATCCTCTCATTAGCAACCTTTTCGCAGGCAAATTTGTAGAGTACAAAACGATGCACCATGGAAGCCAATACCATTACTTCGCCATACGGCCCATGAGCTTCGAGGAGCGTGGACTAGAGGCCATGCTATCATTCATCTATGAAGACTGCAAGGCGCCTCACAACAGCTTTCGCCTAGGGTTTATgcttgcgaacacaaggttgacaagtacccttgtgtgttcgttttgtgatgagtgattgtcaatgtgatccacgaagtgggttgagtggtgactaaccctaccatgacgaaagctatgtgtgcgacatgtcttttggcttgtgttgtgcaggtgtggagctcgaatgcggtggtcgacggcgaggtgaaggtcaaggagaaCGTGCTGTGCCGACAGAccaggagcggtgaaggacggacgtgaggcttggaccgagggacccagaggccgggtgactagccgcggtggctgacacttgggacatcgacaagtgcaagaagacatggagtgacggtgttgaccgggtcaagacggcggacacgCAAGTCgagtgaggctcaggaggacttggcgggccagccggtcgaggacggcggtgacacgcgtcggatggcgggggacgcgtatggagtacgctacccgcggacggtttgatggtttgggtctAAAAACCATCGGAtagacggtttacgggtttgggccttaaaacccgggcggaggttccgaggagggacgaacagcacgtggcggcatcggggagttcgcgtcgaagcgaagctaccggtgagaaggcgcggtggtcgtcggatcaagattacaccgggttggacaacaacgcccttgggcttagcggttcaactcatttgtatccaggggtaaaactgggaatgtgtaatagccctgttaaatatgATGAgtgagcccccatctccctcacctcctctagttttcattttctcctttagggttttttcctctagtttgcttccatgtatgagagaggtccacaactcaaattgtgacttggttttgaaggaatcggtggccgtaaccaccgtatgccctccgggattcatgatttagttgtgttcttgatgtgattttggtgttcttcacgagctccttttgtcccctctTATTTTCCCTCTCGATTCTTCGTTTTGGGattgttttggttcgttcttgttgccttggatcgatcaatcaCATGAgtggaagctttccaccgaaggaaatctactaattcctcacgagatcgcagatccgggcaattttagttcttgacctattgtttgggggattcttcaattccttcgattcacggagttagagtttgtctcaGGCCATGATCTTTTAGAGGTTGCTTTTCTACtccattgtgaacccttgtgcaaagtttcaagtcatttggagttgatttgatcaagttatggcttgatttgatttttcccgagaaactgctcgctcataccggacgcgtccgatatgatctaggacgtgtccgatatttctaactttggagttttgagctgaaatttggtggagaccttcccttggtgtctaagagctatggttaaaaattttatgtttttttggacaccgtttgacggggttttggatttttctcccttggtcagcttgctgctgaaaataccggacgtgtccgaaaataccggacatgttcgatataataccagacatgtccgatatttgcaggggtagtgctgttttcttttgagagtttgctcgtttgggctccaATCTATGTTCCGTTTGTTTtatggtgacccgctgtgttctgatggagcatccacccttctctaaggtcgtggtcatcaagtctatcgtgtatgctttttggggattgatattgggacagtggtcgaagattttgaaagaaatttgaggctcccattcacaccctctctggtcgccgtttccggtccttcaatgcTGCGTCTTTCTGAGAGTACCGACATCATTGGGATTGCAATCAAGTGTCTGCATCTGGTGACGCCTCACTTCAAATCTACTGCTGAGATTGTTATGAAGCAGCTTACTCAGCTCCCTACACAGGATTTCTCTTGgtcatctcaatgcaatacaacaTATGTCAGGAATGCTCACTGGAATAATGTTCACGACACTTTGACCCGGTGGTTCCGCCCAGATCCTTTGTGCTGCAAAGGATATGATTATGAACACAAGTTGCCTGCTTGTAGCACTACTGCAGATGCATCATCGACGCTATCGAACATATTTCCAGAACCTGTCTGTGAAGTGTTTTTGCAGCGTCACATCTCAGTATCCGAGTACAACAACCTGCAGGGATCATCCACGAGCTGCAGTAGTTCATCTTCTCAAGAGGATGCACAAGCACAGCCGCCTCTGAAGCTGGGAGTTCTCTTCATCCCACATGATGGCGTCGTCGTTGACCTTACCAGTACTACTGGAGTTGAGATTCAGAGCTCTGCAACAGAAGCAATTGATGGGGAGAAACAGCCTCGCTCACTTGTCAATGTCCATCCACACCAACTTGACGAGATGCTGATACCAAAGGCAATAGACTATCTTTACAATAATTCTGGGGCGACCATATGTCAGATATCTTGGAGGTCTAGACACGGCAGTGCACACCTTTGTGTAGAGAAAACAACACAGCAGATGACTAGGACTCGCAGGGTCACGCGAACAGCAGGTAGAAACAAGAGCAGCAAGGGGCTTCAACTGGAAGACCAGATAAAGAAAGAGCAGTGGAAGCAGGTCACAGCAGATTTTTTGAAACTTATGGCTGTGCGTAAGTCGGACAGCTTGCAAGGCTCTATTACCAAATGGCTCGGCAGGTGGTAGTCTGTTCTAGAGATTTTGCTCAATAAATAAACATAATTCAGGTCTCCCTGGATTTTCTCTATCTGCCCACTGTATCCTGTAAAATTCCTGTGTTACAGAAACCTTTTGGGATTGTATCTGGTATATATATCTGATTCTACTTTCATGTATTATGGTTATGTTGTACATTTGTAGTTTTTACTAATAGATAGTGCAACAGTTTGCTCATTTAGAGAGGTGGAGAGAGTTGACTAATTTGCATCCTTGGAAAATTCAGGTTTCAAACGAGATGTGTATTTTCCTAGCTGCATGGGCGAGAAAGAAAATAGATAAAATCAGACGGTCCTTCTGAAAACGAGACGAAAACGCAAGTGGCGGCCAGTGTCAGCTTTGAGGCCAAAAGAGCTAGGCGGCTTAGGGGTGCTCGACCTGGAGAGATTTGGAAGAGCTCTGCATCTTCGTTGGCTTTGGCAAGAATCGACGGATGACTCCGTGGGTTCGGAGCTCCCTTGCAATGAGGGCGATAGAGTACTCTTCAATGCATCCACCACAGTTACAATCAGTGGCGGCCAAAAAGCCCACTTCTGGCACAACAgctaggccacgtttagttctgCCGATCCGGCGCCGTCGAACGCACTGTAgctacagtgtcgttttgtttttatttggtaataattgtccaatcgttgactaattaggctcataacgttcgtctcgtaaagtacaaccaaactgtgcaattaatttttgatttcgtcaacatttagtactccatgcatgtaccgcaagtttgatgtgacagggaatcttctttttgcatagtgtcaaagttgggaatttggtggaactaaacagggccctaGTTTGAGGGGGAGCCCCCCAGATATTTGGCGCCTAACTTGTTCCGTCAGAAGAAAAAAACAGAACGGTCCGGCAAGAACttcaaaacaacacttggataCGCGCCCTCATGGGTAAGATCACCACTGCTACCCACATCGAAGAGTTCGTCTCCCTCTGGCTCAGAATCCACTCCACCCGTTCAACATACTGAATCCAGTTCAGCAGCTCCTATGGAACATTCCACAGCAAACACATTTGGAAAGCCCACGTGGAGAACAAATGCAAAGTTTTTGCTTGATACTCGTTAAAGAAAAGATCCTAACGGCGGACAATTTGCAAAAACGTGGATGGCCTCACTAGAAGCTCTGCGTGCTGTGCGATGGACATCTAGAAACCGGCTTGCTCTTATGCCCTTTTGCTAAGGCGGTCTGGGCGCAAGTGTTGTCATGGGAACATTTCGATGCACAATAGATCCACTCCCAGTCAGCCCCTACACACATTGCCACGTGGTGGGAGGCGGCTGCACGCAAGGTGACCAgagacacacacacaaaaaaaaaaacgctTCAACGGAATGGTCATCTACACCTTATGGAACATATGGTAGGAGAAAAACAGACAATCTTCAACAGTGCTACAGAGTCAGCGATACAGGTTGCTTCTAGAGTTAGGGAAGGCATCTGGCAATATAAGTGGGCCAGAACAGGGGGAGGTTAGAGCTTAAAGGGAGTGTATTAACTTCTTGGCCTGCTGTGTCACCTAGGAGGGCAAATTACCTCTTTGTACATAGACTTAAAGTTTTTGCTTCCCTAATTTAATTAAAAGGAATGTTTAACAATTTAGCTGTGTGGTTTTCATGCAAAAGCAGAGTTGGCTGTAGAACTATATACCGGTTGGCTGATATCCGATTCGTTGTAACGAATGtgatttgtttgctttagttCACTACGTGTATGCAGCATTGCCTGCTTCATTCAGAACTTTCCATTACAACATAGATACATATTAAATCAGTTGTTGACAATTCTTGGAATAACGATCATGATAAAAAAAAATGATTTGTGAAGAACAAGCTATGAACAGGTTTTTCCAAAACCGCAATTCACGAGAAACTGACGGACAAACGTGTAGCATGCCAGATGTTGAATACGGTTTTTTGCAATTGAAGATGACTAGGAAGCGGTTacttttttttttagataatgaaagATTATTCTGACTTCAGACCTTTTAGAAAAGGTATCAGACCATAAGTATTACGGATTTTTTTTCATTGTTAATTATCTTTCATTTCAAAAATAGAAATTAAAAAggattaaaaatgaaaagaaatctATATTACACACACCGCCAGAGTTTGAGTATTTCCAAGAGTTTAATACTAGacaaacaaagcagccgcaaAGTTGCAGGAAAACACAGAAGAACAAGCAAACAAACTTGGTTTCAGATGGTTGGACCTGAAGCCCATCGAGCACATGCACATATCGTCCGGGGGCCCATAAACTTTGGTTCGAAGTCGAAGGCCCCCGCGTCGTTCTTCTGAGGGGCTGCGGACACGGGCAGCGTCGACTCCTCCGCTGCCGGGCCTCTCCCTCCCTTTAAATGCCACCGACACTGGTTGTAGAATGTGTAGTGACATGTGGATGAATCAACGATGATATCGAATGAAAGAGAAAAGTTCTTAGTGTTTTATTATTATCTTTTTAATCATACTAAATCAgacatatagatagatagatagatggatGGAATTCAGTAGCTGATGATGTTTCCAAGCAGCTGAGGATCGGAGGCTGTGCTGACCCAAGTCAGCAGCCTTGACTCCATTTGGAATGCAAGCGAGGGAGGAACTATTCTCTTTCGATTACTGCGAAAATGGTGGGTTCCTATCCTAACGTTTTGGACCGGTGGAAAATAATTGGTTGTGGATGGTTGATGGGGGCACAACACAAAGGACGTACTGGGCGGGCTCTCCCATTCCCATGCGTGTGTGCTGGATCAGATCAGATCCATTCGCGTTCCCATCCTATTGACCCGACCGGCGACAAGTGGCATGCATGAAACTGCATGGTCCTCCTCCGGCGACAAGCAAATTAAAGGGGAGGACCTACTACTATTATGTGATATCGCTATCGCCCGGCAGCGGAGGACAGAGAATTAATTAATCCATCATGTGTACACACTGACGACGCCAGTGTGCCACTATGCGAATTAATTTGGGGGTAATGAATCGAGGAAAGGGACATGTAACAGAAGAGATGCGAGCGACGGCGGCTTAAACCAAACCTAGGCTACGGCTTAGAGCAAGTTTAATAATTCAGCTAGCTCCTAGCCTGCATCCGGCTGCTAGACTGTTTTTTCCTCTCCTACTTTGTGTTTCAGCCGGCGACAAGATAAGCGCCCGCTCAACCTTCTCTCTCCTAGCGCGGCAAGATTTTTGATGACACGGAGTTCGTCTCGCCGGCACATACGTTATTATACCTACTCTTAAGAACATCTGCTGCGACTGTGGTTCGACAGCAAATTGCCCCACAGTCCACAGTGACGGCTGTTCCTGATCTGCAGCGCGCGGCGGCCTGGATTCATCTGGAATTCGGCCGGGATGGAGTCGATCGAAATCAATGCAGGGAACCAACTGGCCACCACCAACAGGGCTGCACTGCACCTGCTTCTTGCTTGCAAGGCAAATGCATCTGTATACAGACGCATAACTCATGGATCGGAGTGTCGTGGCCCTGCGACAAGCAAGCAATACTTGAAAGAACATGAACAATGGTACGAATGGACGGATGGTGTTGCATTGTGACCCTAGGCCGGTACATATAGAGTGCCGAAGCACTTGCATGCCTACATGCTAGGGGATCACTAACTTAGTCATATGGTTATAGGTAGGAGCCAATGGCTGAGAACTAGTCTATCTATGGTGAATACCAAATATAGTCTAACATTCCCGGTgcagtgccggtcctaggattttgAGGGCCCTCTAACGAATTTGTCGCGATAGCCCCTctcgacaaatgtttcttaggtaacattctaaaattctaacacctgacctaaattacaagaaaagcataactatatgagtacaaagtactagacaaaaaatgaacaagaaaaaaaaacctaGGGCCCAGACAATTTGGATATGAACTTATTCAGAACCaagattcacaaatcacaaaagaacagaaggcaataaccaagatcagatgtcgtcgtcttcgtcgagCCCTGCTTCAGCTGCCTGGTCGCCGTCGTCGTCTGGAACGCCGTCGTCTGGCTTCTGGAAGACTAGAACTCGAGCATCGGTGTCTCGGTGATCTACGCTGGTGATCGCGTGGTGAACTGGTGATCGACGCTACGTCTCTCGCAGTCTCCCGTCTCGCCAAAAGTCCGAAAGTCGCGACTCACGATCGCTATGTGCGCGTGTGCGGGTGTTGGCGGCTCGGCTCCTTGCCTCACGGAAAGAAAGAGGCCGACGACTCCTTTTGCTGATAGACCGCTGCATCTTCACATTAATCTTAAATCTTAATGGACTATAGCTAAAAGGTATGGAGTATTATATACTTGGGCTTGGGCCCCCATCCCGCGAGGGGCCTCGGTCGTCGCACCTCCTGCCCAccccttagggccggcactgcCCCCGTGGTCACAGTGGGAGCGCTGCAGACGGTGAGACTGGAGAAGAAGTCAACGAACACCCTCCCGCAGTCACAACTTGGCGCAGTGTAGACGCTGGGACTAGAGAGAAAACCGGCAAGGACTCATGCAGATGATAGCCCTCGGTGCCGATGTCGAGGTAGCCGAGCTGAAGGGTGCAATTGCTGTGTTCGAAGAAGCCCGTGCTGGAGGTAGCCGAGGTCCACGTAGTTGTTGTCGGGTTGTCGTGTCGATGGAGCTGCAGGCGCACAAGAGGCACCAGGATGATGATGGAGACGCGTGGAGGCAGTCGTCATGGGAGGAGGCGATGCCGAAGTCGACGCAGTCAAGGCAGTCGTGGACGTAGAAGAAAGGTGACGACGCAATCGAGGCGGACGGGGtgggaacgggagggtcgatgccGAAGTCGATGCAGTCAAGCCGCCTGAGCCGAGGCGTGGCTGGGTTTGCCAGACCCGGCAACACGTCAGGGACGAACGCACGCACCGGTGTTGCCAATACCAGACGTACAAGGTAGAGGGCCCTAACCATGCATTAGCGTCTGAGGGACCAGCAGAGAAGGTCTCGACGACGGTTGCGGCGCGCGGAGCAGTGGGGTAGAAGGCGCAACACGCGGTTGTCGAAGCAGACGAAGTAGGTGGGAACGAGATGACGACGCTGATGACGTGGTTGTGCTGGACGAAGAAGAAGCAGTGCGGGAACGGGTGCATCGGTAAGTAGGCTCAGCGGCGATTCGAGGGGCGGCCGACGAGCAGGGCTCAGCGACGGCGTGGGTAGCGGCGGCTCGATTTCGAAGACCCGATCAGCAGGACAAAGACCTTGTGCAGACACATGGCGTGGCAGAGATTGCGCAGCACAGTCGCCGATGCACAGGGGACGGCGATGTAGATGCAACGGCGAAGCTAACACGGGCGGCGGTGCTGTGGCCTAACGAGGCGACACAACAACAAGCCAGCAGCCCTGTTGCTCGGAGAAGATGCGTGTAGAACTCGGTGATGGACGTCACAGGAGCCGGTGGATCGCGCATAGTTAGTTCTATGGACCGAGTACGTGCGAGGTGCAGCGACGATCGAAGAAGTCACCGGAGGCGTCCCGATCTGTGGTGGTGATAATGAACCGACGATATATATAGATGTGCCGGCTGAATGACCGAGAAGCAACTTAGGAAGGCGTCCCTTCGCCATGGCAAGCCTTGGCCAAGGCGCACAGTCGATGTAGATGACGGTGAAGTCAACGCCGATGCCCTAGTACGCGCAAGGTCGAAATGCGGTGGGCGACTCCATCCCTATCGGTGATCGGGCAAACCAAAAAAAGATACAACAACAGCAGGCGAGCGAGCGGACGAGGCTGGAGAGCATGTCGCATGTCGCATGCGAAGGGTCACGTGGACAGGCTCGGGTCGCGTGGGTGTGAGCGCACGGGATCAGACGAGGCAATCGAGTCGGAGTGAGCGGATGGGAGAGGACGAgtggacatgcatgcatgtgcgaGCGGCAGGAAAAGAATATATGGTGAATACCAAATATAGGCCGTGTTTGGTTCGATGCTACGTCGGCgccacagaaaaaaaaaagtaacaTGTTTGATTGGTCAAATAACTGTAACGGCCGACGGCCACATCTTTTCATAGTTGTTTTTGAGTGTGACAGCCAAATAGGCGTAGGCGGTGGCGTGCTCTGACTCGCAACCAACCACG from Miscanthus floridulus cultivar M001 chromosome 11, ASM1932011v1, whole genome shotgun sequence includes these protein-coding regions:
- the LOC136494724 gene encoding uncharacterized protein — encoded protein: MSEAISSALVGEAVSRIFSAIISKHEDGSGEESELERLEMAHIKMEAAIDTSNKWQITDVPLLRWRKKLKRAAQECEDMLRGCKQRALEDEETKKQVREYSFPRRVAHATKSLVSSFINHNSDECSSKAMVQRFERLAEGADDFLRYVQLGGTPKQYMFFDPLISNLFAGKFVEYKTMHHGSQYHYFAIRPMSFEERGLEAMLSFIYEDCKAPHNSFRLGFMLRLSESTDIIGIAIKCLHLVTPHFKSTAEIVMKQLTQLPTQDFSWSSQCNTTYVRNAHWNNVHDTLTRWFRPDPLCCKGYDYEHKLPACSTTADASSTLSNIFPEPVCEVFLQRHISVSEYNNLQGSSTSCSSSSSQEDAQAQPPLKLGVLFIPHDGVVVDLTSTTGVEIQSSATEAIDGEKQPRSLVNVHPHQLDEMLIPKAIDYLYNNSGATICQISWRSRHGSAHLCVEKTTQQMTRTRRVTRTAGRNKSSKGLQLEDQIKKEQWKQVTADFLKLMAVRKSDSLQGSITKWLGRW